The following are encoded in a window of Nitrospirota bacterium genomic DNA:
- a CDS encoding polyprenyl synthetase family protein — MILLSRLSPGEMAYAGHPLKGVTGLTLFPFLPYHPRMPPSPITPAINSMADVWEAYRDELEGMERQARTNLDSSVALVNTVAAHILNSGGKRIRPFLLLLSARLCGYTGRDHYQLASLVEFIHTASLLHDDVVDDADIRRGRRTARKVWGNQISILVGDYLYSKAFCQVVDFRNHAINEVLGEACKKMAEGEVLQLYYNGNPSMPETEYLKIVEHKTAGLMAASCRMGAILADASEPQQEALFRFGLHLGIAFQVADDTLDYTANGEHLGKSLGQDLREGKATLPLLHLLHHCSERDRQMIINRMETRALTEEDLGRFIRMMEELGSITYAMDRARSYIDEAQRDLDQFEDSTAKRALSVTADYMVTRDR; from the coding sequence ATGATTCTTCTGTCAAGATTGTCTCCCGGAGAGATGGCCTATGCCGGCCATCCTCTCAAAGGGGTGACTGGCTTGACTTTGTTTCCTTTTCTGCCCTACCATCCGCGCATGCCCCCAAGCCCAATCACTCCCGCGATCAACAGCATGGCAGACGTCTGGGAGGCCTACCGTGATGAGCTGGAGGGGATGGAACGCCAGGCTCGTACGAACCTTGATTCCAGCGTGGCGCTTGTCAACACCGTCGCCGCCCACATTCTGAACAGCGGCGGAAAACGCATCAGACCCTTTTTGCTCCTGCTCTCCGCCCGTCTCTGCGGTTACACCGGTCGCGATCATTACCAACTCGCCAGTCTGGTGGAGTTCATTCATACCGCTTCTCTGCTCCACGACGATGTGGTTGACGACGCCGATATCCGCCGGGGCCGGCGGACCGCCAGGAAAGTTTGGGGCAATCAAATCAGCATCCTCGTCGGCGACTATCTCTACTCCAAAGCCTTCTGTCAGGTCGTCGACTTCCGGAATCATGCGATCAACGAAGTGCTCGGTGAAGCGTGCAAAAAGATGGCGGAAGGCGAAGTGCTTCAGCTCTATTACAACGGCAACCCCTCCATGCCGGAGACGGAGTATCTGAAGATTGTCGAACACAAGACGGCCGGCTTGATGGCCGCCTCCTGTCGGATGGGCGCCATTCTCGCGGATGCCTCGGAGCCTCAGCAGGAGGCGCTGTTCCGGTTTGGTCTCCATCTCGGAATTGCCTTCCAGGTAGCCGATGACACGCTCGACTACACAGCCAATGGCGAACACCTAGGCAAATCGCTGGGGCAGGACCTCCGCGAAGGCAAGGCCACGCTGCCGCTGTTACATCTGTTACATCATTGTTCAGAACGGGACCGGCAGATGATCATCAATCGCATGGAAACCAGGGCTCTGACAGAAGAAGACCTGGGCCGATTCATCCGCATGATGGAAGAATTGGGCTCCATTACCTATGCCATGGATCGGGCACGATCCTATATCGACGAGGCCCAGCGAGATCTCGACCAGTTCGAAGACAGTACGGCCAAACGAGCCCTCTCGGTGACCGCCGACTACATGGTTACCCGCGACCGATAG